AATGTTCAGCATAAAATTCCTCCTCTCTACAACGCCTTTGTGATGAGCTTTCTACGTGCAGCACTGCCGCACTCCTTTGGTGGCAGTGGCGCCGCACGGCAATTTCCCGATGGCGCGTTGACTGCTGCCACGTTGCGCCTCCTGGATTTATGTCAATACCTGACCGACCGCGCGTACACCTCGCGATTGTTCGAGGTTACCGGAATTTCGAAGTCTCTTCTTGAACGATTGATGACCGTATGAACGATGAATCTGGCCAAGCGGCCGCAAATCTCGATTTTGTCGCCCGGCAGGCGATTCTGGATGGCCGCGGGAACATCCAGGCCTATGAGCTCCTGGCACGCGAGGAGTACAGCGCGACAGAAGATCCATTTCTGGCCTCGGCACAGGTTTTGGTCAAGGTGTTTTCTGTCTTCCAATTGGAGCAACTCCTCGATGGGAAGAAAGCCTTTATCAACTTCACCAATAGTTTATTCGATGAAAAAACTTTGGAAATGTTTCCTAGTGAGCGCGTGGTTCCTGAATTCACTATTACTGAAAATCCAAGCCGAGATTTTCTTGATAAATTACAACATCTGAAAAAATCTGGATTTCACATTGCTATTGATCGATTTTCCGGGCAGGTTTGGGAAGTAGCGCTATTGCGTTGGGTGACCTATGTAAAAATAGATGTCGAGTCTCACGATAGAGAGACAATCGATGGTTTGTTGAAGCTGGTTCGTTCGCAAAAATATTCTACGCGATCACCGTTATTGATTGCCACGAAGGTGGAGACGCGGGAGCAGGCGGATTTTTGTTTTTCCTCCGGCTTTGATTGGAGTCAGGGTTATTATTTCATGCGTCCGCAGGTCATTACCAATCGTCATGTCGGTAATGATCAAAGAAATATCTTTCAGTTGCTGAATTTGTTATCAGGTGATGGTCCGGTAGATGAAATAGAGGAAGGGTTTCGTCGTGATCCGACCTTGTCCGTGCAGTTGTTGCGGTTTCTCAATTCTGCTGGGATGCGCCGCGGTCAGGAGATTGACAGCATTCGACGTGCATTGCTGGTCTTGGGGCGGGTCCCTCTGCAGCGCTGGTTGACCCTGTTGATGTTTACCAGCCAGGGGCCGCGCAAGCATTCCTTATTGGCGGTGGCGAGCAGTCGTGCGCGTCTTGCGGAGTTGTTGCGCCTGCAGAGTCAGCATTTGGAACAGACACCGGAAGCGCTGCATCGATCCTTCCTAGTGGGAATGCTGTCGCTGATTGATGCATTGTTTGATCGACCGCTACCGGAACTGCTGGGGGAATTACAGCTACACCCTGCAGTCACCAGCGCATTGTTGGAACGGGAGGGAGAAGACGGCCTGTTGCTGCAGCTCCTGGAGAGCATAGAGCAAGGCGACTTGGCTGCGGTGCAGCAGTGGGCAGCTCACGTCGGCCTGCCGGCTGCCAGTGTGAATCGTCTGTCTCTGGAAGCTATGGCCTGGGCCGCGGCTTTGCCGCACTAATGGAAGTTCCAAGTACGGATGATACGCAGATTCTGGGGCGGGCTTTGCCACGCCGACGGTAATGCTGGAAAGGGCGCGGCGGTGTAGACAATTTCGCGGACCGCCATTGCCAGGGCATGGTTCTGTTCGCCCTGTAAAATCTGCAGCCGCACCAGCTGGCCTGATGCGGCAATGGTGACGGCAACCACGATCTTACCCGTAGGTAGCTTGGCCTGCGTCAGCTGCGCTTTGCCCAAGGCAAGGATGTGTTGTTGCCAGAGCAGGAGATAGGCTGCCAGTTCTCGCTCCTTGTCCGATTTTGGAACGCTCTGCGGTCTCTCCGCGCTGTTCGCTGTCCCAGGACCGCGCGCCAGACTGGGAATATCCGCACTGGGATGGAACTGGGCATGCCGGGGCAGCGGCGCCAGAGTGATCTCAATGCGCGAATCGTGCGCCCGCAGACGATGGTGTGTGGAGAATACCGCAGGCGAGAACAGCAGGAAGACGAGGAGACTGGATCCAACGATGCCGGTGGCAGCTAGTAACCAGGGAAACAGTTGATCGAG
The window above is part of the Acidithiobacillus acidisediminis genome. Proteins encoded here:
- a CDS encoding energy transducer TonB → MNPAENQRRPQAPEILALLLLWLRIGLIRSILQVQRVLLPRAEDLDQLFPWLLAATGIVGSSLLVFLLFSPAVFSTHHRLRAHDSRIEITLAPLPRHAQFHPSADIPSLARGPGTANSAERPQSVPKSDKERELAAYLLLWQQHILALGKAQLTQAKLPTGKIVVAVTIAASGQLVRLQILQGEQNHALAMAVREIVYTAAPFPALPSAWQSPPQNLRIIRTWNFH
- a CDS encoding EAL and HDOD domain-containing protein, translated to MNDESGQAAANLDFVARQAILDGRGNIQAYELLAREEYSATEDPFLASAQVLVKVFSVFQLEQLLDGKKAFINFTNSLFDEKTLEMFPSERVVPEFTITENPSRDFLDKLQHLKKSGFHIAIDRFSGQVWEVALLRWVTYVKIDVESHDRETIDGLLKLVRSQKYSTRSPLLIATKVETREQADFCFSSGFDWSQGYYFMRPQVITNRHVGNDQRNIFQLLNLLSGDGPVDEIEEGFRRDPTLSVQLLRFLNSAGMRRGQEIDSIRRALLVLGRVPLQRWLTLLMFTSQGPRKHSLLAVASSRARLAELLRLQSQHLEQTPEALHRSFLVGMLSLIDALFDRPLPELLGELQLHPAVTSALLEREGEDGLLLQLLESIEQGDLAAVQQWAAHVGLPAASVNRLSLEAMAWAAALPH